One Lucilia cuprina isolate Lc7/37 chromosome 4, ASM2204524v1, whole genome shotgun sequence DNA segment encodes these proteins:
- the LOC111683091 gene encoding LOW QUALITY PROTEIN: uncharacterized protein LOC111683091 (The sequence of the model RefSeq protein was modified relative to this genomic sequence to represent the inferred CDS: inserted 1 base in 1 codon; deleted 1 base in 1 codon) gives MSSSCERIEWVEIIEPRTKEHMYANLTTGECVWDPPEDVPIKRTDSSQWWELFDTNTQRFYYYXAASQKTVWHRPSKCDIIPLAKLQTLKQNTDPSDRREISTQTLQQQLLQHQQQQSQQQPIGGTNKRSSAGLPFHASSEEKLTTEILSSPRGVKVFALALVIHHVPWICNKSQHHQDVPQDSYNHFKESGKSSDSSLSSIHGYRRFNDDHISSGVSGGVGSGMVGGTNESLRVGSLQKHRSRKEGSGSFDMLQESISSHNIPHVSSTQRQHRSSEMSSPTMHTPQTKKKISPDAHHLQQYPQQQPTFNSQQRSLVGSVGGGSTTGSVGSKSSTSTRQTMEYGGSERERDYKVSLARSGSFMSSSINPSAAGHHSKSYRRSAAETANGVVGVSPASAACIVGGGNGGNGGAASDDSMHEKYFKSVENTPLSRRRHTTTPKGSSGAASASSGHGTGGSAGSNMKHSSDSSPQSPISPHSNKNKPLKASPNIMGERGTPMLHSPGGHSTCSGQQQPSLSSHSHYKQDSSCSLELLNLDRLSLREGGGVSGGGKTTSPHLSDITSHISGSNNITSKNFPSSDNIGMLTHSSRGSNDSRGKHKTSTTGSWSQHQDNRSRGHNSMSLDKQSRHSNDYYPQDNKRHSRKAKDRHQHLQADNSDVEYDNGNISPLYSNWDSEMQEHLLPLKHYIIEQAKLSGRYVFGDPIDSDSYHSDSQSEQSLSGHEPDNEDSDGGSDTHGGYLEHNYGMIEDYANMGDSVSYYAYQYPPYDPAAREDISDNVEAVLEGIGSEMNSQKSKPSSRYQYYDTATTHTPSTFNQQQSQHHYNTQQQSTHHHHSPQQQLPQQLYSNAPPLPPGHPSSSASHHHLQLDGSADKSKQSQTLPSPNRQISRIAQNSQDSGTGIGGRLPMPPPPPHPYTKDGETSNIVGGSMMRRPLPPPNLKPTIQQIFPPSERAPQGLGGIPTLACMKECDIEKFAADNLNLHSKGIFRKKSSVRDMLSWTSEAISRPMLALSRDKTDKKIAIELFKLVQIYMGDRKARAGMSLNSVAIDIITAALPQQQLRDELYVQLCRQTTENPKRESLIRGWELMAICLSFVPPSITFQPTLLNYVNRHRDTTYAISFPEVGKWPIHVQISHYATVCCRRLDRIGSHGRKQAKKPTEDEVEQARNQILRNSMFGNTLEEVMQLQKDKFPFRKLPWIQTTLSEHVLQLNGKQTEGIFRVSADVDEVNSLKNRLDRWDVPEFKNTMDAHAPASLLKLWYRELYDPLIPDELYDECVNTEDPDKAKAIVDKLPELNKLVLTYLIHFLQQFSHPDVVSATKMDSSNLAMVFAPNCLRCTSDDPKVILENARKEMSFMRTLIQHMDTTHVANLV, from the exons atgagttCGAGTTGCGAAAG AATAGAATGGGTGGAAATTATCGAACCCCGTACCAAAGAGCATATGTATGCCAATCTAACCACAGGCGAATGTGTTTGGGATCCACCTGaa GATGTACCAATTAAGCGCACCGATTCATCACAATGGTGGGAATTGTTTGATACAAATACGCAACGTTTCTATTACT AAGCTGCCTCACAGAAGACCGTCTGGCATAGGCCGAGTAAATGTGACATCATACCACTGGCTAAATTGCAAACGCTCAAACAA AATACCGATCCCAGTGATCGACGTGAGATTAGTACACAAAcattacaacaacaattgctacagcatcagcaacaacaatcgCAGCAGCAGCC TATTGGTGGCACTAATAAACGCAGCAGTGCTGGTTTGCCATTCCATGCCAGTTCGGAAGAGAAACTAACCACCGAAATACTCTCAAGTCCACGTGGCGTCAAAGTTTTC GCGTTGGCACTGGTGATTCATCACGTTCCATGGATATGCAACAAATCTCAACATCATCAAGACGTTCCACAAg ATTCTTACAATCACTTTAAAGAATCTGGCAAATCGAGTGATTCTAGTCTATCCAGCATACATGGCTATCGCCGATTCAATGATGATCATATAAGCAGCGGTGTTAGTGGTGGTGTTGGTTCAGGGATGGTTGGTGGCACAAACGAAAGTTTAAGAGTGGGATCATTACAAAAACATCGTAGTCGTAAAGAGGGTAGTGGCAG TTTTGATATGCTGCAAGAGAGTATTAGTTCTCATAATATTCCACATGTCAGTAGTACTCAACGTCAGCATCGTTCCAGCGAAATGAGTTCACCAACAATGCATACGCCccaaacgaaaaagaaaatctCACCGGATGCTCATCATTTGCAGCAATATCCCCAACAGCAGCCGACATTTAATTCACAGCAACGTTCGTTGGTGGGCAGTGTTGGAGGTGGCAGTACTACGGGCAGTGTTGGCAGTAAGTCATCAACATCCACGCGACAAACTATGGAATATGGAGGAAGTG aAAGGGAACGTGATTATAAGGTTTCCTTGGCTAGATCGGGTAGCTTTATGTCATCTTCTATAAATCCCTCTGCTGCCGGACATCACAGCAAATCTTATCGCCGTTCCGCGGCCGAAACTGCCAATGGTGTTGTGGGTGTTTCACCTGCCAGCGCTGCTTGTATAGTGGGCGGTGGTAATGGTGGCAATGGAGGAGCGGCTAGCGATGATTCTATGcatgagaaatattttaaatctgtgGAGAATACGCCTCTCTCACGCCGTCGCCACACTACCACACCCAAAGGCTCCAGTGGAGCCGCTAGCGCCAGCAGTGGTCATGGCACTGGAGGCAGTGCTGGCAGCAATATGAAACATTCTAGTGACTCATCACCCCAGAGTCCCATAAGTCCAcacagtaataaaaataaaccccTTAAAGCTTCCCCTAACATTATGGGTGAACGCGGTACACCCATGTTACATTCACCCGGAGGCCATTCCACGTGTTCGGGCCAACAACAGCCTTCATTATCTAGTCATTCGCATTATAAACAAGATTCTTCTTGTAGtttagaattattaaatttggatCGTTTATCGCTGAGGGAAGGAGGTGGTGTTAGTGGTGGAGGCAAAACCACTTCGCCACATTTGAGTGATATTACTAGTCACATAAGTGGTTCGAATAATATTACTTCAAAGAATTTTCCTTCTTCCGACAACATTGGCATGTTGACTCATTCCTCTAGGGGCTCAAATGATTCGAGAGGTAAACACAAGACCTCTACTACTGGATCATGGTCTCAACATCAGGATAATCGTTCTCGAGGTCATAATTCTATGAGTTTG GACAAACAGTCACGTCATTCTAATGATTATTATCCGCAGGATAATAAACGTCATTCTCGCAAAGCCAAAGATAGACATCAACATTTACAGGCCGATAATAGTGATGTGGAATATGATAATGGTAATATATCGCCTTTATACAGTAATTGGGATTCg GAAATGCAAGAACATTTATTGCCTTTAAAACACTATATTATCGAACAGGCGAAGTTATCGGGGCGTTATGTATTCGGTGATCCCATTGACTCCGATTCCTATCATTCGGACAGCCAGTCGGAGCAATCGTTGTCGGGACATGAGCCCGATAATGAAGATTCAGATGGCGGTTCGGATACACATGGTGGTTATTTAGAGCACAATTATGGTATGATTGAAGACTATGCTAATATGGGTGATAGTGTCTCATATTATGCCTATCAATATCCACCATATGATCCAGCTGCCAGAGAAgatat CTCCGACAATGTGGAAGCTGTCTTAGAGGGTATAGGTTCCGAAATGAATTCACAAAAATCAAAGCCTTCTTCACGTTATCAGTACTATGATACCGCCACTACACATACACCTTCGACTTTTAATCAGCAACAGTCACAACATCATTACAACACCCAACAGCAATCCACACATCATCATCATTCTCCCCAGCAACAGCTGCCACAACAACTCTATTCAAATGCTCCACCATTGCCACCCGGTCATCCTTCATCCTCTGCCTCTCATCATCACTTGCAATTAGACGGTTCTGCCGACAAATCGAAACAATCTCAAACATTACCCTCACCCAATCGCCAAATTTCACGCATAGCACAAAATTCTCAAGACAGTGGCACTGGCATTGGTGGCCGTTTACCCATGCCACCACCGCCACCACATCCCTATACCAAAGATGGTGAAACGTCGAATATTGTCGGTGGCAGCATGATGCGTCGACCATTGCCACCGCCTAATCTTAAGCCGACAATACAACAAATCTTTCCACCTAGCGAAAGGGCTCCTCAGGGACTGGGGGGTATACCCACGTTGGCTTGCATGAAGGAATGTGATATTGAAAAGTTTGCGGcggataatttaaatttacattcgAAGGGTATATTTCGTAAAAAG tCTTCCGTACGTGACATGTTAAGCTGGACATCGGAGGCCATAAGTCGTCCCATGTTGGCATTGTCACGTGATAAAACCGATAAGAAAATTGCTATAGAACTCTTTAAATTGGTGCAAATCTATATGGGTGATCGTAAGGCCCGCGCCGGCATGAGTTTAAATTCGGTAGCCATAGATATAATAACAGCCGCTTTGCCACAGCAACA ATTACGAGATGAATTGTATGTACAGCTATGCCGTCAGACGACAGAGAATCCCAAACGAGAATCTTTAATCCGAGGTTGGGAACTAATGGCCATTTGTTTGTCTTTCGTACCGCCTTCAATAACATTTCAGCCGACTTTATTAAA TTATGTCAATCGCCATCGTGACACTACTTATGCTATATCATTTCCCGAGGTGGGCAAATGGCCCATTCACGTACAAATATCTCACTATGCCACGGTGTGTTGTAGACGTTTGGATCGTATAGGCAGTCATGGACGTAAACAGGCTAAAAAGCCGACAGAAGATGAAGTGGAACAGGCTAGA AATCAAATTTTACGCAATAGCATGTTTGGTAATACTTTGGAGGAGGTTATGCAATTGCAAAAGGATAAATTTCCATTCCGTAAATTGCCATGGATACAAACTACTCTATCGGAACat gtTCTACAACTAAATGGCAAACAAACCGAAGGTATATTCCGTGTGTCAGCTGATGTTGATGAGGTGAATTCTTTGAAAAATCGTTTAGATCGGTGGGATGTTCctgaatttaaaaatactatGG ATGCACATGCACCAGCTAGTCTTTTAAAATTATGGTATCGCGAGTTATATGATCCTTTAATACCCGATGAATTATATGATGAATGTGTAAATACCGAAGATCCGGATAAAGCCAAAGCTATTGTTGATAAATTGccagaattaaataaattg GTCTTAACCTATTTAATACATTTCCTACAACAATTCTCACATCCGGATGTGGTGAGTGCCACCAAAATGGATTCCTCTAATTTGGCCATGGTTTTTGCACCCAATTGCTTGCGCTGTACATCGGATGATCCGAAAGTTATATTGGAAAATGCACGAAAAGAAATGTCATTTATGCGCACATTAATCCAACATATGGATACAACGCATGTAGCCAATTTGGTGTAA